In Streptomyces canus, one DNA window encodes the following:
- a CDS encoding aldehyde dehydrogenase family protein — translation MKAHDGMYIDGEWRPATGPDLIEVVNPADEQVLGRVPAGTAEDVDLAVRAARAALPAWAATAPAERAARLAALRDVLAARKDEIAETVTAELGSPLKFSQNVHAAVPVAVAASYAELAATHPFEEKVGNSTVHQEPIGVVGAITPWNYPLHQIVAKVAPALAAGCTVVLKPAEDTPLVAQLFAEAVHEAGVPAGVFNLVTGLGPVAGQALAEHPDVDLVSFTGSTAVGRQIGATAGAALKKVALELGGKSANVILPSADLAKAVNVGVANVMSNSGQTCSAWTRMLVHTEQYDEAVDLAAAAAAKYGERIGPVVSAKQQARVRGYIEKGVAEGARLVAGGPESPREQGYFVAPTVFADVTPDMTIAQEEIFGPVLSVLRYEDEEDALRIANGTVYGLAGAVWAGDASEAVAFARRMDTGQVDINGGRFNPLAPFGGYKQSGVGRELGSHGLAEYLQTKSLQF, via the coding sequence ATGAAGGCGCACGACGGCATGTACATCGACGGCGAGTGGCGCCCGGCCACCGGCCCGGACCTGATCGAGGTCGTGAACCCGGCCGACGAGCAGGTCCTCGGCCGGGTCCCGGCCGGCACCGCCGAGGACGTCGACCTCGCCGTACGGGCCGCTCGCGCCGCCCTCCCGGCCTGGGCCGCGACCGCACCCGCCGAGCGGGCCGCCCGCCTGGCCGCCCTCCGGGATGTCCTGGCCGCCCGCAAGGACGAGATCGCCGAGACCGTCACCGCCGAACTCGGCTCGCCCCTGAAGTTCTCGCAGAACGTCCACGCCGCCGTCCCCGTCGCGGTCGCCGCCTCCTACGCGGAACTCGCGGCCACGCACCCCTTCGAGGAGAAGGTCGGCAACTCCACCGTCCACCAGGAGCCCATCGGCGTGGTCGGCGCGATCACGCCCTGGAACTACCCGCTCCACCAGATCGTCGCCAAGGTCGCCCCGGCCCTCGCCGCAGGCTGCACGGTCGTGCTCAAGCCCGCCGAGGACACCCCGCTGGTCGCCCAGCTCTTCGCCGAGGCGGTCCACGAGGCCGGTGTCCCGGCAGGCGTCTTCAACCTGGTCACCGGCCTCGGCCCGGTCGCGGGGCAGGCGCTCGCCGAGCACCCGGACGTGGACCTGGTCTCCTTCACCGGTTCCACCGCGGTCGGACGGCAGATCGGCGCGACCGCCGGTGCCGCCCTGAAGAAGGTCGCCCTGGAACTCGGCGGCAAGTCCGCCAACGTCATCCTGCCGAGCGCCGACCTCGCCAAGGCGGTCAACGTCGGCGTCGCCAACGTGATGTCCAACTCCGGCCAGACCTGCAGTGCCTGGACCCGGATGCTGGTGCACACCGAGCAGTACGACGAAGCTGTCGACCTCGCCGCCGCGGCCGCTGCGAAGTACGGCGAGCGCATCGGCCCCGTTGTCAGCGCCAAGCAGCAGGCACGGGTGCGCGGTTACATCGAGAAGGGCGTGGCGGAGGGGGCCCGGCTGGTCGCCGGAGGCCCTGAATCCCCGCGCGAGCAGGGCTACTTCGTCGCCCCGACCGTCTTCGCCGACGTCACCCCCGACATGACGATCGCGCAGGAGGAGATCTTCGGCCCGGTCCTGTCCGTCCTGCGCTACGAGGACGAGGAGGACGCCCTGCGCATCGCCAACGGCACGGTCTACGGCCTCGCGGGCGCCGTCTGGGCCGGCGACGCGTCGGAGGCGGTGGCCTTCGCCCGGCGGATGGACACCGGCCAGGTCGACATCAACGGTGGCCGCTTCAACCCCCTTGCCCCCTTCGGCGGTTACAAGCAGTCCGGGGTGGGCCGCGAGCTCGGCTCGCACGGTCTCGCCGAGTACCTCCAGACCAAGTCCCTCCAGTTCTGA
- a CDS encoding Zn-dependent alcohol dehydrogenase — MVRAAVLPAVGAPLEVTDIDLPDPGPGQVRVRLAAAGVCHSDLSLSNGTMRVPVPAVLGHEGAGTVVAVGEGVNGVAPGSRVVLNWAPACGSCHACALGEVWLCANALNGAADVYARTADGTDLHPGLNVAAFAEETVVSESCLLPLPEGIPLTDAALLGCAVLTGYGAVHHAARVREGETVAVYGVGGVGLAALQAARIAGASRIVAVDVSPEKEELARAAGATDYVIASDTTAREIRGLTGKQGVDVAVECVGRAATIRTAWDSTRRGGRTTVVGIGGKDQQVTFNALELFHWGRTLAGCVYGNANPAEDLPVLAEHVRAGRLDLGALVTERIALDGIPAAFDNMLAGKGGRALVVF, encoded by the coding sequence GTGGTTCGTGCCGCTGTTCTTCCCGCCGTGGGCGCTCCCCTGGAGGTCACCGACATCGACCTGCCGGACCCCGGTCCCGGCCAGGTCCGCGTCCGGCTCGCCGCCGCCGGCGTCTGCCACTCCGACCTGTCCCTGTCCAACGGCACCATGCGCGTCCCCGTCCCGGCCGTCCTCGGCCACGAGGGCGCGGGTACGGTCGTCGCCGTGGGGGAGGGGGTCAACGGGGTGGCGCCCGGTTCCCGAGTCGTCCTCAACTGGGCTCCCGCCTGCGGTAGTTGCCATGCCTGCGCGCTCGGCGAGGTCTGGCTGTGCGCCAACGCGCTCAACGGCGCCGCGGACGTCTACGCCCGCACCGCCGACGGCACCGACCTCCACCCCGGCCTGAACGTCGCCGCGTTCGCCGAGGAGACGGTCGTCTCCGAGTCCTGCCTCCTGCCCCTGCCCGAGGGCATCCCGCTCACCGATGCGGCCCTGCTGGGCTGTGCGGTCCTCACCGGCTACGGAGCCGTCCACCACGCGGCACGGGTCCGGGAGGGCGAGACGGTCGCCGTGTACGGCGTCGGGGGAGTGGGCCTGGCCGCGCTCCAGGCGGCCCGTATCGCGGGCGCCTCGCGGATCGTCGCGGTCGATGTCTCCCCGGAGAAGGAGGAGTTGGCGCGCGCGGCCGGAGCCACCGACTACGTGATCGCCTCCGACACCACCGCCCGCGAGATCAGGGGCCTGACCGGAAAGCAGGGCGTCGACGTCGCCGTGGAGTGCGTGGGCCGCGCGGCGACCATCCGCACGGCCTGGGACTCCACCCGCCGCGGCGGCCGTACGACGGTCGTCGGCATCGGCGGCAAGGACCAGCAGGTCACCTTCAACGCCCTGGAGCTCTTCCACTGGGGCCGCACCCTCGCGGGCTGTGTCTACGGCAACGCGAACCCGGCCGAGGACCTCCCTGTGCTCGCCGAGCACGTACGGGCGGGCCGCCTGGACCTCGGCGCCCTGGTGACGGAACGGATCGCGCTGGACGGGATTCCGGCGGCGTTCGACAACATGCTGGCGGGCAAGGGCGGCAGGGCCCTGGTGGTGTTCTGA
- a CDS encoding MFS transporter, translating into MDTAPSAHQTSVTAPATPHRRRVATAAALASAVEWYDYFVFGIAAALVLGDLYFPSGSSTAGVLAAFATFAVGFLARPIGGIVAGHLGDKRGRKPMLVLALTLMGVATTGIGLLPTYDTIGVAAPILLVLLRVVQGVAVGAQWGGAMLLATEYAPEGKRGLYGSVVQLGVPIGVVTANTVFLLAGAFTTDAGFAAWGWRVPFLIGLFVLALAWYIHAKVEETPEFRQAEQELAAKEKSGQNSPLRTVLRHHLGTVLLAGGSFAVNTATFYILITGVLDYTTRELGMKRSAVLTVSLCISLTQLVLIPAAAALSDRLGRIRIYAIGAVGVALWAIPMFLLIDTGSLLWLAVSTFVAGCFLSIMYGPQAALFAELFTPEMRYTGASLGYQIAAVLGGGLAPFLMVLLLETTGTSMAVSGYIIGLSVIALLCIKVLASRARSRGV; encoded by the coding sequence ATGGACACGGCCCCTTCCGCTCACCAAACTTCCGTCACCGCGCCGGCGACTCCCCACCGCCGTCGCGTCGCCACGGCGGCCGCCCTGGCCTCCGCCGTCGAGTGGTACGACTACTTCGTCTTCGGCATAGCCGCCGCCCTCGTTCTCGGCGATCTGTACTTCCCGTCGGGCAGCTCCACCGCCGGCGTCCTCGCCGCCTTCGCCACCTTCGCCGTCGGCTTCCTCGCCCGCCCGATCGGCGGCATCGTCGCCGGCCACCTCGGCGACAAACGGGGCCGCAAGCCGATGCTGGTCCTCGCGCTCACCCTCATGGGCGTCGCCACCACCGGCATCGGCCTGCTGCCGACGTACGACACGATCGGCGTCGCCGCCCCGATCCTGCTCGTCCTCCTCCGCGTCGTACAGGGCGTCGCGGTCGGTGCGCAGTGGGGCGGCGCGATGCTGCTGGCCACCGAGTACGCCCCCGAGGGCAAGCGCGGACTCTACGGCAGCGTCGTCCAACTCGGCGTCCCCATCGGCGTGGTGACCGCCAACACGGTGTTCCTGCTGGCCGGGGCGTTCACCACGGACGCCGGGTTCGCGGCCTGGGGCTGGCGCGTCCCGTTCCTCATCGGCCTGTTCGTCCTCGCGCTCGCCTGGTACATCCACGCCAAGGTCGAGGAGACCCCCGAATTCCGGCAGGCGGAACAGGAGTTGGCCGCCAAGGAGAAGAGCGGGCAGAACTCCCCGCTGCGTACGGTCCTGCGCCACCACCTCGGCACGGTGCTGCTCGCGGGCGGCTCCTTCGCCGTGAACACCGCGACCTTCTACATCCTGATCACCGGGGTCCTCGACTACACCACCCGCGAACTCGGCATGAAACGCAGTGCCGTTCTCACCGTCTCGCTCTGCATCAGCCTCACCCAGCTGGTGCTGATCCCGGCCGCCGCCGCGCTCTCCGACCGCCTCGGCCGGATCCGGATCTACGCCATCGGCGCGGTCGGCGTCGCCCTGTGGGCGATACCGATGTTCCTGCTCATCGACACCGGGTCGCTGCTGTGGCTGGCGGTCTCCACATTCGTCGCCGGATGCTTCCTCAGCATCATGTACGGCCCGCAAGCGGCCCTGTTCGCCGAGCTGTTCACGCCGGAGATGCGGTACACCGGCGCCTCCCTCGGCTACCAGATCGCCGCCGTGCTCGGCGGTGGGCTCGCGCCCTTCCTGATGGTGCTGCTGCTGGAGACCACGGGCACATCGATGGCGGTGTCCGGGTACATCATCGGGCTCTCGGTGATCGCGCTGCTCTGCATCAAGGTGCTGGCGAGCAGGGCGCGTTCACGCGGGGTCTGA
- a CDS encoding DMT family transporter: protein MNHRRTELLAAGAATVTVILWASAFVSIRSAGAAYSPGALALGRLLSGALALGVICLIRREGLPPRSAWRGIAVSGVLWFGFYMVVLNWGEQQVDAGTAALVVNIGPLLIALLGARLLGDAMPPRLLAGMAVSFAGAVTVGLSMSDDGGSSVLGVILCLLAAIAYAGGVVAQKPALGSATPLQVTTFGCFTGAVVCLPFAGQLVSEAADAPASATLNMVYLGVFPTALAFTTWAYALARTTASRMGATTYAVPALVVLMSWLALGEVPGLLTLAGGTLCLAGVAVSRSRTRRTAAAPVTAPEPQPQPESASDPA from the coding sequence ATGAACCACCGCCGCACCGAACTCCTCGCAGCCGGCGCAGCCACCGTCACCGTCATCCTGTGGGCCTCCGCCTTCGTCTCCATACGCAGCGCGGGTGCCGCCTACTCCCCCGGCGCCCTGGCCCTCGGCCGGCTCCTCTCCGGCGCACTCGCGCTGGGCGTGATCTGCCTGATCCGCCGGGAAGGGCTCCCCCCTCGCTCCGCCTGGCGCGGCATCGCCGTCTCCGGCGTCCTGTGGTTCGGCTTCTACATGGTCGTCCTGAACTGGGGCGAACAGCAGGTGGACGCGGGCACCGCGGCCCTGGTCGTGAACATCGGCCCCCTCCTGATCGCCCTGCTCGGCGCCCGGCTGCTCGGAGACGCGATGCCGCCCCGCCTGCTGGCCGGTATGGCGGTCTCCTTCGCCGGCGCGGTCACCGTGGGCCTGTCGATGTCGGACGACGGCGGCTCCTCGGTACTCGGCGTCATCCTGTGCCTGCTCGCGGCGATCGCCTACGCCGGCGGAGTCGTCGCACAGAAGCCGGCACTCGGCTCCGCGACCCCGCTGCAGGTGACGACGTTCGGCTGCTTCACCGGCGCCGTCGTCTGCCTCCCGTTCGCCGGCCAACTGGTGTCGGAGGCGGCCGACGCCCCGGCCTCGGCGACCCTCAACATGGTCTACCTGGGCGTTTTCCCGACCGCCCTGGCCTTCACGACGTGGGCCTACGCGCTCGCCCGTACGACCGCCAGCCGCATGGGCGCCACCACCTACGCGGTTCCCGCCCTGGTCGTCCTGATGTCCTGGCTGGCCCTCGGTGAGGTCCCGGGTCTGCTCACGCTCGCGGGCGGGACGCTGTGCCTGGCAGGCGTGGCGGTGTCCCGCTCCCGAACGCGACGGACGGCTGCGGCCCCGGTGACCGCACCGGAGCCGCAGCCGCAACCCGAGAGCGCCTCAGACCCCGCGTGA
- a CDS encoding ArsR/SmtB family transcription factor yields the protein MLDHMTKDPQAPQLARLAALIADETRAACLLALLDGRAWTAGELARHAGVAASTLSEHLGKLVAGGLLTEERQGRHRYVRLADARVAHLVEDLVAQVSPDAVPRPRNLRESSAGSAMARGRTCYDHLAGRLGIAVTDALTSRQLLLQETGFALTDAGLAWFDATGISLDRKGRRPLARACLDWTERRPHLAGVAGAALCRHALAEGWCVRIGSERAVKVTATGERALTDLLGIDAATLR from the coding sequence ATGCTGGACCACATGACCAAGGACCCGCAGGCACCTCAGTTGGCGAGGCTCGCCGCACTGATCGCCGACGAGACCCGGGCGGCCTGCCTCCTGGCCCTCCTCGACGGCCGGGCCTGGACCGCGGGCGAGCTGGCCCGCCACGCGGGTGTGGCCGCGTCCACCCTGAGTGAACACCTGGGCAAGCTGGTCGCAGGCGGGCTGCTGACGGAGGAACGGCAGGGCCGCCACCGGTATGTCCGGCTGGCCGACGCGAGGGTGGCCCACCTCGTGGAGGACCTGGTGGCACAGGTCTCCCCGGACGCGGTCCCACGCCCGCGGAACCTGCGGGAGTCGAGCGCGGGCTCCGCGATGGCCCGGGGCCGTACCTGCTACGACCACTTGGCAGGACGACTGGGCATCGCGGTGACGGACGCACTGACATCCCGTCAACTCCTGCTTCAGGAAACGGGTTTCGCCCTCACGGACGCGGGTCTGGCGTGGTTCGACGCCACAGGCATCTCGCTCGACCGCAAAGGCCGGCGCCCCCTGGCCCGAGCCTGCCTGGACTGGACCGAACGACGCCCGCACCTGGCAGGGGTCGCGGGCGCGGCCCTGTGCCGGCACGCCCTGGCCGAGGGCTGGTGCGTACGCATCGGCTCGGAGCGAGCGGTGAAGGTGACAGCGACAGGAGAACGGGCGTTGACCGACCTCCTGGGAATCGACGCGGCGACACTGCGCTGA
- a CDS encoding TetR/AcrR family transcriptional regulator, which yields MARPRKPLLSTDRIVETARALVDAEGLAALSTRRLAAELGVSGPSLYNHFRTKDEILEAVADSVSAQVDLSMFEDGRAWRTALHDWAVSYRTALRDHPNIVPVLARGPGRRPAGLRLADAVYGAMVDAGWPPAQATSIGALMRYFIMGSALGSFAGGFVDDKSAYDPADYPHLGQAHLLAEQQEKIDERAFETGLRALLDGLAQQYEQVGPTA from the coding sequence ATGGCCCGACCGCGCAAGCCCCTCCTCAGCACCGACCGGATCGTCGAGACGGCCCGCGCGCTCGTGGACGCGGAAGGCCTCGCGGCACTGTCCACACGCCGGCTGGCGGCGGAACTCGGCGTCAGCGGCCCGTCGCTCTACAACCACTTCCGTACCAAGGACGAGATCCTGGAGGCGGTCGCCGACTCGGTGAGCGCCCAGGTCGACCTGTCGATGTTCGAGGACGGCCGCGCGTGGCGGACCGCGTTGCACGACTGGGCCGTCTCCTACCGCACCGCCCTGCGCGACCACCCCAACATCGTCCCGGTCCTGGCCCGGGGCCCCGGCCGCCGTCCCGCGGGCCTCCGGCTCGCCGACGCGGTCTACGGCGCGATGGTCGACGCGGGCTGGCCACCGGCGCAGGCCACGTCCATCGGAGCGCTGATGCGGTACTTCATCATGGGCTCGGCGCTCGGCTCCTTCGCGGGCGGATTCGTCGACGACAAGAGCGCCTACGACCCCGCGGACTACCCCCATCTCGGCCAGGCGCACCTTCTCGCCGAGCAGCAGGAGAAGATCGACGAGCGGGCGTTCGAGACGGGGCTCAGGGCTCTGCTGGACGGCCTTGCCCAGCAGTACGAGCAGGTCGGACCCACCGCGTAG
- a CDS encoding acyl-CoA dehydrogenase family protein, whose product MVDLGLSEEQAAVRRLAREFVDREIAPHVIAWDRAEEVDRAIVKKLGEVGFLGLTIDEEYGGSGGDHLAYCLVTEELGRGDSSVRGIVSVSLGLVAKTIAARGSEEQKRRWLPGLTSGEYVGCFGLTEPGTGSDAGNLATRAVRDGDDYVIDGTKMFITNGTWADVVLLFARSTDAPGHQGVSAFLVPTDTPGLTRRTIHGKLGLRGQATAELVLEGVRVPATAMVGEEGKGFSVAMSALAKGRMSVAAGCVGIAQAALDAAVRYAGEREQFGKPIAGHQLVQELISDIAVDVDAARLLTWRVADLIDRGLPFAVESSKAKLFASEAAVRAANNALQVFGGYGYIDEYPAGKLLRDARVMTLYEGTSQIQKLVIGRALTGVSAF is encoded by the coding sequence GTGGTCGACCTGGGGTTGAGTGAGGAGCAGGCTGCCGTACGGCGGCTGGCGCGGGAGTTCGTGGACCGTGAGATCGCCCCCCACGTCATCGCCTGGGATCGCGCCGAGGAGGTCGACCGGGCCATCGTCAAGAAGCTCGGCGAGGTCGGGTTCCTGGGGCTGACGATCGACGAGGAGTACGGCGGCTCGGGCGGCGACCATCTCGCGTACTGCCTGGTCACCGAGGAGCTCGGGCGCGGTGATTCGTCCGTGCGTGGCATCGTCTCCGTCTCGCTGGGCCTGGTGGCCAAGACGATCGCCGCGCGGGGGAGCGAGGAGCAGAAGCGGCGGTGGCTGCCGGGGCTCACCTCCGGCGAGTACGTCGGCTGCTTCGGCCTCACCGAGCCCGGTACCGGGTCCGACGCGGGAAACCTCGCCACGCGCGCGGTGCGGGACGGCGACGACTACGTCATCGACGGCACCAAGATGTTCATCACCAACGGGACGTGGGCCGATGTGGTGCTGTTGTTCGCCCGGTCGACCGACGCTCCGGGCCACCAGGGCGTCTCCGCCTTCCTCGTGCCCACCGACACGCCCGGTCTGACGCGCCGCACCATCCACGGCAAGCTCGGCCTGCGCGGACAGGCCACGGCCGAACTGGTGCTTGAGGGCGTGCGCGTGCCCGCCACCGCGATGGTCGGCGAGGAGGGCAAGGGGTTCTCCGTCGCCATGTCCGCGCTGGCCAAGGGGCGGATGTCGGTGGCGGCGGGCTGTGTGGGGATCGCCCAGGCCGCGCTGGACGCGGCCGTCCGGTACGCCGGTGAACGCGAGCAGTTCGGCAAGCCGATCGCCGGGCACCAGCTCGTCCAGGAGCTGATCAGCGACATCGCCGTCGACGTGGACGCGGCCCGGCTGCTGACCTGGCGGGTGGCCGACCTGATAGACCGCGGGCTGCCCTTCGCCGTCGAGTCCTCCAAGGCCAAGCTGTTCGCTTCGGAAGCCGCCGTACGCGCCGCGAACAACGCCCTCCAGGTCTTCGGGGGCTACGGCTACATCGACGAGTACCCGGCGGGCAAACTGCTGCGCGATGCCCGAGTGATGACGCTCTACGAGGGCACCAGCCAGATCCAGAAGCTGGTCATCGGGCGGGCGCTGACGGGTGTCTCGGCGTTCTGA
- a CDS encoding YiaA/YiaB family inner membrane protein produces the protein MSDTPVKQQNTAAFYGQAVASFAVAMAATAVGIFRLNADAWVRGFLAIAVLYLVTSAFTLAKVIRDRQEAGQIVSRVDQARLEKLLAEHDPFEKL, from the coding sequence ATGAGTGACACACCGGTCAAGCAGCAGAACACGGCCGCCTTCTACGGCCAGGCCGTCGCCTCCTTCGCCGTGGCCATGGCCGCCACGGCCGTCGGCATCTTCCGCCTGAACGCCGACGCCTGGGTGCGCGGCTTCCTCGCGATCGCCGTCCTGTACCTCGTCACCTCGGCCTTCACCCTGGCCAAGGTGATCCGCGACCGCCAGGAGGCCGGCCAGATCGTCAGCCGCGTCGACCAGGCCCGCCTGGAGAAACTGCTCGCCGAACACGACCCCTTCGAGAAGCTGTGA
- a CDS encoding TetR/AcrR family transcriptional regulator: MSTAKETADGETSAWGEVTPDAARRLLIAAVEAFAERGYHATTTRDIAGRAGMSPAALYIHYKTKEELLHRISRIGHAKALEILQVAARREGTATERLTEAVSSFVRWHAGGRTTARVVQYELDSLGPDARAEILALRRQCDAEIRGIIEDGMATGEFDVLDVKGTTLAVMSLCIDVARWFNVDGPWTPDEVGALDADLVLRMVGATK, translated from the coding sequence ATGAGTACGGCGAAGGAGACGGCCGACGGCGAGACGTCGGCGTGGGGCGAGGTCACGCCCGACGCGGCGCGGCGGCTGCTCATTGCCGCGGTGGAGGCGTTCGCCGAGCGCGGCTATCACGCCACCACGACCCGGGACATCGCGGGCCGGGCCGGTATGAGCCCCGCCGCGCTCTACATCCACTACAAGACCAAGGAAGAGCTGCTCCACCGCATCAGCAGGATCGGCCACGCGAAGGCGCTGGAGATCCTCCAGGTCGCGGCCCGCCGCGAAGGCACCGCCACCGAGCGGCTCACGGAGGCCGTGAGCTCCTTCGTCCGCTGGCACGCCGGTGGTCGCACCACCGCCCGGGTCGTCCAGTACGAACTGGACTCGCTCGGCCCCGACGCCCGCGCCGAGATCCTCGCGCTGCGCCGGCAGTGCGACGCCGAGATCCGCGGGATCATCGAGGACGGCATGGCCACCGGAGAGTTCGACGTGCTCGACGTGAAGGGCACCACCCTCGCCGTCATGTCGCTCTGCATCGACGTGGCCCGCTGGTTCAACGTCGACGGGCCCTGGACGCCCGACGAGGTCGGCGCGCTCGACGCCGACCTCGTCCTGCGGATGGTGGGCGCGACCAAGTAG
- a CDS encoding MaoC family dehydratase produces the protein MAEPRIFTGADDLKAAVGERLGYTDWLEVDQKRIDLFAEATGDHQWIHVDPEKAASGPFGTTIAHGYLTLSLLPLFGPQLIKVEGVKMGVNYGTNKVRFPAPVPVGSRLRATAQITGVDDVAGGVQVTVAFSVEREGGDKPVCVAESVSRYYL, from the coding sequence ATGGCAGAGCCGAGGATCTTCACGGGTGCGGACGACCTGAAGGCGGCGGTGGGCGAGCGGCTGGGGTACACCGACTGGCTGGAGGTCGACCAGAAGCGCATCGATCTGTTCGCGGAGGCCACCGGTGACCACCAGTGGATCCATGTCGACCCGGAGAAGGCCGCCTCCGGCCCCTTCGGCACCACCATCGCGCACGGCTATCTCACCCTCTCCCTGCTGCCGCTGTTCGGGCCGCAGCTGATCAAGGTCGAGGGCGTGAAGATGGGCGTCAACTACGGGACGAACAAGGTGCGTTTCCCCGCGCCGGTACCCGTGGGCTCCCGCCTGCGTGCCACCGCGCAGATCACCGGCGTCGACGACGTGGCGGGCGGTGTCCAGGTCACCGTCGCCTTCAGCGTGGAGCGCGAGGGCGGGGACAAGCCGGTGTGCGTCGCGGAGTCGGTGTCGCGGTACTACCTGTAG
- the soxR gene encoding redox-sensitive transcriptional activator SoxR yields the protein MPQIPEKIHELTVGQLAARSGAAVSALHFYESKGLIRSRRTTGNQRRYSRDALRRVAFVRAAQRVGIPLATIRDALSELPEERTPTREDWARLSEAWRSELDERIKQLNRLRDHLTDCIGCGCLSLDTCVLSNPDDVFGDRLTGSRLLVEQSGGRRKNGRREPERQETTDERC from the coding sequence GTGCCCCAGATTCCCGAGAAGATCCATGAGCTCACGGTCGGCCAGCTCGCCGCCCGCAGCGGTGCCGCCGTCTCCGCCCTGCACTTCTACGAGTCCAAGGGCCTGATCCGCAGCCGCCGCACCACGGGCAACCAGCGCCGCTACTCCCGTGACGCGCTGCGCCGGGTCGCGTTCGTCCGGGCCGCCCAACGCGTCGGCATCCCGCTGGCCACGATCCGCGACGCCCTCTCCGAACTCCCCGAGGAACGCACCCCCACCCGCGAGGACTGGGCCCGCCTCTCCGAGGCCTGGCGCTCCGAACTCGACGAACGCATCAAGCAGTTGAACCGTCTGCGGGACCATCTGACCGACTGCATCGGTTGCGGCTGCCTCTCCCTCGACACGTGTGTGCTCTCCAACCCGGACGACGTGTTCGGCGACCGGCTGACGGGGTCACGGCTGCTGGTGGAGCAGAGCGGGGGCCGACGGAAGAACGGGCGCCGGGAGCCGGAACGGCAGGAGACGACGGACGAGCGCTGCTGA
- a CDS encoding 3-keto-5-aminohexanoate cleavage protein, whose translation MVQVCLNGPRGAADGTAVPLTPESMAQAAAEAVAAGATDIHVHPKTPCGRDSLSPRVVAATLEAIRARVSVPVGVTTGAWAEPDPAARLTRVRGWTVLPDHASVNWHEPGAEEIATALIDLGVGVEAGIWSGTDAAARFAVSPLGPKVLRVLAEVTHTDTAETSARTLLAELGPAHGRPVLLHGEDAGAWPVLRLAGRLGLATRVGLEDTLVLPDGRRALSNGQLVAEGLLQYGWARRSS comes from the coding sequence ATGGTGCAGGTGTGTCTCAACGGCCCGCGCGGGGCCGCCGACGGAACGGCGGTGCCGCTCACGCCCGAGTCCATGGCGCAGGCGGCGGCCGAGGCCGTCGCGGCGGGCGCCACGGACATCCATGTCCACCCCAAGACACCTTGTGGGCGGGACAGTCTGTCGCCGCGGGTGGTAGCGGCGACACTTGAGGCGATCCGTGCGCGGGTGTCGGTCCCGGTCGGAGTGACCACCGGCGCCTGGGCGGAACCCGATCCAGCGGCCCGGCTCACCCGCGTCCGGGGCTGGACCGTGCTGCCCGACCACGCCTCGGTGAACTGGCACGAGCCGGGTGCCGAGGAGATCGCCACCGCACTGATCGACCTCGGAGTCGGCGTGGAGGCCGGTATCTGGTCGGGGACGGACGCGGCGGCGAGGTTCGCGGTGTCACCGCTCGGACCGAAGGTGCTGCGGGTCCTCGCGGAGGTGACGCACACCGACACGGCGGAGACCTCCGCGCGCACGCTCCTCGCCGAGCTCGGTCCGGCCCACGGCCGCCCCGTGCTGCTGCACGGCGAGGACGCCGGCGCCTGGCCGGTGCTGCGGCTGGCCGGCCGTCTGGGCCTCGCGACCCGAGTGGGCCTGGAGGACACACTGGTCCTGCCGGACGGCCGACGGGCCCTGTCCAACGGTCAGTTGGTGGCCGAGGGACTGCTCCAATACGGGTGGGCCCGGCGCTCGTCGTAG